Genomic DNA from uncultured Desulfuromusa sp.:
TCAGATGCAAGTGACGTGGAACAATTAGTCCGGACTGCGAAAGACACTTTCGGCCGGATTGATATCCTGGTAAATAATGCCGGGATTACCCGTGACGGACTGCTTTTGCGGATGAAAGAAGAAGACTGGAATGCAGTTCTCGATATAAATCTGAAAGGTGCTTTTTTATGCACCCGTGCTGTATCCAAGTTGATGACAAAGCAGCGTAGTGGTAGGATTATTAACATCGTTTCTGTTGTTGGCCAGATGGGTAATGCAGGACAAGCTAATTACTGTGCAAGCAAGGCTGGTTTGATGGGTCTGACTCGCTCCAATGCCCACGAGTTGGCGAAGCGAAACATCACGGTGAATGCGGTTGCTCCAGGTTTTATTGCCACTGATATGACCGATGCTCTCCCTGAAGAGCAACGTCAGGATCTGGCATCTCGAATTCCCTTAGCAAGGTTGGGCTCTGTCGAAGACATCGCCCATGCTGTGCTTTTTCTCGCGTCAGATCAGGCTGGTTACATCACCGGACAAGTGATAGGCGTAAATGGCGGAATGTACATGTAAATAACAGGCTTATTGAAAAGCCTACAAAACTTAAAAAGGAGGAAAGTAAATGGCTTCTATTGAGGAAAGAGTAAAGCAGATTGTTGCCGAGCAACTTGGTGTAGACGAAGATCAAGTTGTTGATTCTGCAGCTTTTATGGATGATTTAGGTGCAGATTCTTTAGATACTGTTGAGCTTGTCATGGCTTTGGAAGAAGAGTTTGACGTCGAAATTTCTGATGAAGATGCAGAAAAAATTCAAACGGTTAAGAATGCTATTGACTATATCAATCAAGCTTCCTGATTAATCGCGGTGGTATCGGATTTTAAATCTGATGCCACCGTTTTATTTGCTTCCGTTTAATGAATGAATATTCCACATTTTTACAGAGAGATTTTTTATGCGTAGAGTCGTCGTTACCGGACTTGGTGTCGTATCTCCCTTAGGAACAGGTGTAGAAAAAAACTGGGCTGCTGTCACCAGTGGTCAGAGTGGTATCAGTAAGATTACCCGTTTTGATGCTTCTGATCTGCCGACCCAAATTGCCGGTGAGGTCAAGGATTTTAATGCGGAGGACTTTATTGATAAAAAAGAGATCAAAAAGATGGATCTTTTTATTCAGTATGGTCTGGCTGCTGCTGAAATGGCTTTGAAAGATTCCGGCCTTGAGATCAATGATGCGAATGCTGAGCGTGTTGGTGTTCTTGTTGGTTCCGGGTTGGGTGGATTACCGGCAATTGAAAAGTATCATCAGGTCATGCTTGACCGTGGCTATAAAAGAATTACCCCCTTTTTTATTCCTATGCTGATTATCAATCTGGCTCCCGGACACATTTCCATCAAGTTCGGAGCTAAGGGACCAAATCTTTCTTCTGTGTCTGCATGTGCAACGGGAACGCATTCGATAGGTGATGCTTATCATATGATTGCCAGAGGCGATGCGGATGCCATGTTTGCAGGCGGGACAGAGTCAACAATCACCCCTCTTGGAATCGGTGGCTTTAATGTCATGAAGGCACTCTCCACTCGGAATGAAAATCCACAGGGCGCAAGCCGGCCATTTGAAAAAAACCGGGATGGTTTTATTATGGCTGAAGGTGCCGGGATTCTGATGCTGGAAGATTATGAAAGTGCAAAAAAGCGTGGCGCTGATATTTATTGCGAGATTGCTGGTTATGGACTCAGCAGTGATGCTCATCACTTGACCCAACCGGCTCCAGGTGGGGAAGGTGCTTCCCGTTGTATCAAGATGGCGCTGAACAATGCCGGTTTAAATCCGGAACAAGTCGATTATGTAAACGCTCATGGGACATCGACACATTTTAACGATCTCTATGAAACGATGGCGATCAAGAATGTGTTCGGGGACCATGCGCAGAAAATCATGATTAGTTCGACCAAGAGTATGACCGGTCATGGTCTGGGTGCTGCTGGAGGGATAGAAGCCGCCTTTTCTGCTTTAGTGTTGAAACATGGCGTTGTTCCACCAACGATCAATTACGAAGAACCGGATCCTGAATGTGATCTGGATTATGTCCCCAATAACGCAAGACAAGCCGATTGCCAGGTTGTGATATCCAATTCATTCGGCTTTGGTGGTACAAATGCTACGCTTGCCTTCCGCAAAATCTGAGGTACTCAATGCTTGTTATAGGAAGTGATCATGGTGGTTACGAACTGAAGACGGAAATTCTTCAGTTGCTGGAAGAGAGAGCTGTTAAATGTACCGATTTAGGGACGGATGGTTCTGATTCAGTTGATTATCCGGACTTTGCTGCAAAGGTTGCCGGTGCTGTTTCTTCAGGTGAAGCCGAGTTGGGAATATTAATTTGCGGCACGGGGATTGGTATGTCGATTTCAGCTAATAAGTTTCCGGGGGTCCGTGCTGCACTTGTGCATGATGAATTTACCGCCCAGATGGCACGGGAGCATAATAACGCTAATATTCTGGTCATGGGGGGGCGGGTCCTCACCCCTGAGCAGGGAAAGAAATTTGTTGAAATCTGGCTTGATTCAACCTTTGAAGGTGGTCGACACCGGAATCGCCTGGATAAAATTACCGCCATTGAACAAAGGGTTATCTCGAGATAAAACTTAACGGGGCTGAAAGATTGCCCCGTTTTTTATTTTTAGCTGAGAGGATATTGACAATCATGCAGAATCTTAACACTTTTGATCCTGAAATTTTTCAGGTCATTAATAAAGAAACAGAGCGACAGGAATATAATCTGGAATTTATCGCTTCAGAAAATTTTGTCAGTGAAGCTGTTATGGAGGCTCAAGGGTCTGTTCTGACCAACAAGTATGCAGAAGGTTATCCGGATAAGCGTTATTATGGCGGCTGTGAATTTGTCGATGTCGCTGAGAAATTAGCGATTGAGCGTGCGAAAGAGTTATTTGGAGCAGAGCATGTCAATGTTCAGCCTCACTCTGGTTCTCAGGCCAATATGGCTGTTTACATGGCCGTTTGTAAGCCGGGCGATACAGTTCTAGGCATGAACCTGGCGCATGGTGGTCATTTGACCCACGGGTCCTCAGTAAATTTTTCCGGTAAACTTTATAATGTTGTCCCTTATGGACTGGACGCTGAAACGGGCACTATCGATTATGCCGAAGTTGAACGTCTGGCCAAAGAACATCAACCAAAGTTGATTGTCGTTGGAGCCAGTGCTTATCCTCGCGAGATTGATTTTCCCGCATTTAGAAAGATTGCTGATGCTGTCGGGGCTGTTGTTATGGTGGATATGGCTCACATAGCCGGTCTGGTTGCTGCGGGGGTTCATTCCAATCCTGTTCCTTATGCTGAATTTGTCACGACGACAACTCATAAAACCCTGCGCGGACCACGTGGTGGGATGATTCTTTGTTCCGAAGAATGGGGCAAGAAAATTAATAGTAGTATTTTCCCAGGCATCCAGGGTGGTCCATTAATGCATGTTATTGCTGCGAAAGCGGTTGCTTTTAGGGAGGCACTTCTTCCTGAATTTAAGGAATATGCCGCGCAGGTTGTGAAAAATGCGCAGGCCCTGGCTGGAGGACTCGTTGAAAAAGGTTATAATCTGGTTTCCGGCGGCACTGACAATCACTTAATGCTGGTTGATTTTACGGGGACTGAAATTACTGGTAAGGTCGCCGAAAGAGCCCTGGAGGATGCAGGGATTACAGTGAATAAGAATGCCGTGCCCTTCGATACAAGATCACCTTTTGTCACCAGTGGTATTCGGGTTGGAACTCCGGCAACTACAACACGTGGTTTAAAAGAAGCAGAGATGTTGCAGGTGGCAGAATGGATAGATCGTGCATTGCAAAATATGGATGATGGTGCTGAGTTAGCTGCCATTCGAGCTGAGGTCAAAGAGCTTTGTCTTCGATTTCCTCTCTACGCACACCGGCTGAAGTAGGAGTTCGTGATGGAACGACCAGGTTGGGATGAATATTTTATGCAAATTACGCAACTGGTCGCTACCCGCTCTACCTGTATGCGGAGAAAAGTTGGAGCCCTGCTGGTTAAAGATAAGAATATTCTGGCGACAGGGTATAATGGAGTGCCAAGCGGTATTACTCATTGTGATGTTACCGGGTGTCTGCGGGATCAGTTAAATGTTCCCTCAGGAGAGCGGCATGAGCTCTGTCGTGGCTTACACGCTGAGCAGAATGCAATTATTCAGGCAGCGAAACATGGAGCAAACATATCGGGATCTATCCTCTACTGTACCGATTCCCCATGTATTATCTGCAGCAAGATGTTGATCAATGCCGGAGTGACTGACGTCATTTTTGCGCGTGGCTATCCCGATACCTTGTCTTTAGAAATGCTGACTGAAGCGCGAATCAACTTTCGCCAGCACACAGGAGAATCTTCAGTATGAATTGTCCCTTTTGCCGTTATTCTGACACGAAAGTGGTCGATTCAAGGCTAGGAAAAGAAGGGAACAACGTCCGTCGCAGGCGGGAATGTCCTTCCTGTGAACGCCGGTTTACAACCTACGAGCGGGTTGAAGAGATTCTTCCATGGGTGATTAAAAAAGATGGTCGACGTGAAGCGTTTGACCGTTCCAAGGTCATTTCCGGAATGCAGCGTGCTTGTGAAAAACGACCTGTATCGGTTGAAGAGATCGAAGCTTTAGTTGATCAATTAGAGCGTCGTTTTCAGGAGTGTGGTGATAAAGAAATTTCTGCGAGCTGGATCGGGGAAGCTGTGATGGACACTTTACATGATGTTGATGAAGTGGCTTATGTTCGCTTTGCATCCGTCTATCGTCAGTTTAAGGATATTAACGAATTTATGTCAGAATTAAATGATTTATTGAAAAACTCTCACTGATCGTTCTATTTTAGGGAGTACGGTAAGAGCCGGAATATCCATGAGGGATATTCCGGCATTTGCATTTTATCTGCAGAGGTATATCGCGATAATGTCTGATTTGAAGCATCAACAGTATATGCGAATGGCATTAGATGCTGCTCAGAAGGGGGTTGGCAGGACTGCTCCAAACCCTCCTGTCGGAGCTGTTATTGTTAATGCTGATCGAGTTGTTGGTGTCGGTTTTCATCCTCAGGCGGGTCAGCCTCATGCTGAAATTTTTGCTTTGCAACAGGCCGGTCACAACGCGCGGGATGCTGATATCTATGTCACTCTGGAGCCCTGCTCACACTATGGTAAGACACCACCTTGTGCTGATGCTCTTATTGCTGCAGGAATAAAAACGGTTTATGTCGGAGTTGTTGACCCCAATCCGCGAGTGGCAGGTATGGGGATAAAAAAACTGCGAGATGCGGGTATAACAGTTCACATTGGGATTTGTGAACTCGAGTGTCGTCAATTGATCAAGCCTTTCTGTAAACATATTTTGACGGGACTTCCTTTTACAATCTATAAATCTGCACTGACCCTGGATGGCAATACGGCAACTCAATCGGGAGATTCTCGCTGGGTTTCCGGTGCAGCGAGCCGTTTGTATGTACATCAGTTGCGTGATCGCGTTGAAGCTATTATGGTTGGTATTGGTACGGTGCTCAACGACGATCCATTACTCAATACGCGCCTTCCTGATGGTGCTGGACGTGACCCTTTACGCATCGTAGTCGATAGTCAGTTGCGGATTGAACCTGAATGTCGGTTGTTAACACAGGAATCGCCCGCCAAAACGATAATCGCGACCATCTCAACGGACGAGAAGAAGATCGTGTTATTGCGAGAGATGGGAGTAGATGTTGTCGTTGTTCCTTCTTTGTCCGGTCGAGTGTCATTGCCAGACTTGTGGGCTGTGCTGGGACAAAAAAATATTCAAACATTGCTTTTAGAAGGGGGAGCGACTTTAGCAACTGAGGCCTTTAATCAGGGGCTTATTGACCAGTTGATGTTGTTTATCGCCCCTAAGTTACTTGGTGGTTCATCTTTGTTCAGATTGTTTTCCGGGCCTGGTTGTAAAAAAATGGTAGATGCAACGCAGCTCGTGGATCTAGACTGTAAACCGGTTGGGGATGATCTGCTTGTGACAGGAGATATTGCGCCATGTTTACGGGATTAATTCAGTCGATCGGTCAAGTTCGTGCTCTGAAGCAACAAGAGCGTTCCGCGCAGTTGCAAATAACAAGCAGCCTGGTCAAAGAGGATCTGCAGCTTGGTGAGAGCATTGCGGTGAATGGTGCGTGCTTGACTGTCGTTGCCTGGGATAAAAATAGTTTCACTGTTGACGTTTCACCGGAAACTTTGAGCTGCACAACTTTAGGCCACCTCAAAGGGAATCAGGCTGTGAATCTAGAGCGGGCCTTGCGCCTTTCAGATCGTTTAGGGGGGCACTTGGTCAGTGGGCACATTGACTGTGTTGCAACGGTGAAGAGTCGCTATGAAGATCAGAATGCGATACGATTTGAATTTGGTGTTCCTACTGAGATGAGTCGGTATATTGTTGAAAAGGGTTCTGTCGCAGTTGATGGGATCAGTTTAACCGTTAACAAAGTCGGGACGGATACCTTCTCCATAGCGGTCATTCCCCATTCCCTGGAAATGACAACCCTGAAGGATTGTCGAGAGGGGGGGCGTGTGAATATCGAGACAGATTTGCTTGGACGCTATGTTGAGCGGTTACTGTCTGGTGGAGATCCCCGGAGCACAGCTCAAAAAGTTGATTTTGACTTTCTTGCTAAAAATGGTTTTCTGTGAGATAAAACCCGCTTGCAGATAATACAAAAGGATATTTATTATGCCAATCGCTAAAATAGAAGCAGCCCTTGACGATATTCGTCATGGGAAAATGGTGATTCTTGTTGACGATGAAGACCGGGAAAATGAAGGTGATCTTGTTGCTGCTGCTGAGTTGGTAACACCTGAAATTATCAACTTTATGGCAACACACGGACGAGGTCTGATTTGTCTTTCTTTGACGGAAGCCCGTGCAGACGAGCTTGAATTGCCGCTCATGGTGTCTGAGAATAACTCATCTTTCGGGACCGCCTTCACGGTTTCGATAGAAGCGCGAAAGGGAGTCACTACGGGGATTTCGGTAGCTGATCGCGCCCGGACAATTCAGGTTGCTGTTGCTGACGAGACAAAACCCCATGATTTAGCACATCCAGGGCATGTGTTTCCGCTACGCGCCAAAAAAGGCGGGGTTATGGTGCGGACGGGGCAGACGGAAGGTTCAGTCGATCTTGCGCGGTTAGCCGGGCTAAAACCCGCCGGGGTAATCTGCGAAATAATGAATGACGATGGCACAATGGCGCGGATGCCGCAGCTTGAAGTTTTTGCAGAGAAACATCACATCAAAATCATTTCTGTCGCTGAAATTGTTGCTTATCGGATGCGTAAAGAGCTGCTGGTTCGCCGGGCTGCGGAGACGATAATCCCGACGCAGTTTGGTGGTGAATTTACAGCCGTTGTCTATGAAAATGATGTCGACAATGCTCAGCATGTGGCTTTGGTCAAGGGCAATATTGATCTTGATAAGCCGGTTTTGGTTCGGGTTCACTCTGAATGTTTGACGGGAGACGTATTTGGCTCACATCGCTGTGATTGTGGAGAGCAGTTACACGCTGCAATGGCTCAGATTGAAAAAGAGGGAAGTGGCGTGGTCCTCTATATGCGTCAAGAAGGACGCGGTATTGGTCTGGTCAACAAAATTAAAGCTTATGCATTACAAGATCAAGGCCAAGATACCGTGGAGGCAAACCACTCTTTGGGCTTTGATGCTGATCTTCGAGATTATGGTATCGGTGCCCAAATTTTATCTGAGCTTGGGATTAAAAAATTACGTTTAATGACGAACAATCCTA
This window encodes:
- the fabG gene encoding 3-oxoacyl-[acyl-carrier-protein] reductase, which gives rise to MVQDKVALVTGTSRGIGRGIATALAASGAKIVAAGTNLQATEDFVAELKASGTEAIAVRCDVSDASDVEQLVRTAKDTFGRIDILVNNAGITRDGLLLRMKEEDWNAVLDINLKGAFLCTRAVSKLMTKQRSGRIINIVSVVGQMGNAGQANYCASKAGLMGLTRSNAHELAKRNITVNAVAPGFIATDMTDALPEEQRQDLASRIPLARLGSVEDIAHAVLFLASDQAGYITGQVIGVNGGMYM
- the acpP gene encoding acyl carrier protein, translated to MASIEERVKQIVAEQLGVDEDQVVDSAAFMDDLGADSLDTVELVMALEEEFDVEISDEDAEKIQTVKNAIDYINQAS
- the fabF gene encoding beta-ketoacyl-ACP synthase II, whose product is MRRVVVTGLGVVSPLGTGVEKNWAAVTSGQSGISKITRFDASDLPTQIAGEVKDFNAEDFIDKKEIKKMDLFIQYGLAAAEMALKDSGLEINDANAERVGVLVGSGLGGLPAIEKYHQVMLDRGYKRITPFFIPMLIINLAPGHISIKFGAKGPNLSSVSACATGTHSIGDAYHMIARGDADAMFAGGTESTITPLGIGGFNVMKALSTRNENPQGASRPFEKNRDGFIMAEGAGILMLEDYESAKKRGADIYCEIAGYGLSSDAHHLTQPAPGGEGASRCIKMALNNAGLNPEQVDYVNAHGTSTHFNDLYETMAIKNVFGDHAQKIMISSTKSMTGHGLGAAGGIEAAFSALVLKHGVVPPTINYEEPDPECDLDYVPNNARQADCQVVISNSFGFGGTNATLAFRKI
- the rpiB gene encoding ribose 5-phosphate isomerase B, yielding MLVIGSDHGGYELKTEILQLLEERAVKCTDLGTDGSDSVDYPDFAAKVAGAVSSGEAELGILICGTGIGMSISANKFPGVRAALVHDEFTAQMAREHNNANILVMGGRVLTPEQGKKFVEIWLDSTFEGGRHRNRLDKITAIEQRVISR
- the glyA gene encoding serine hydroxymethyltransferase — its product is MQNLNTFDPEIFQVINKETERQEYNLEFIASENFVSEAVMEAQGSVLTNKYAEGYPDKRYYGGCEFVDVAEKLAIERAKELFGAEHVNVQPHSGSQANMAVYMAVCKPGDTVLGMNLAHGGHLTHGSSVNFSGKLYNVVPYGLDAETGTIDYAEVERLAKEHQPKLIVVGASAYPREIDFPAFRKIADAVGAVVMVDMAHIAGLVAAGVHSNPVPYAEFVTTTTHKTLRGPRGGMILCSEEWGKKINSSIFPGIQGGPLMHVIAAKAVAFREALLPEFKEYAAQVVKNAQALAGGLVEKGYNLVSGGTDNHLMLVDFTGTEITGKVAERALEDAGITVNKNAVPFDTRSPFVTSGIRVGTPATTTRGLKEAEMLQVAEWIDRALQNMDDGAELAAIRAEVKELCLRFPLYAHRLK
- a CDS encoding cytidine/deoxycytidylate deaminase family protein, with protein sequence MERPGWDEYFMQITQLVATRSTCMRRKVGALLVKDKNILATGYNGVPSGITHCDVTGCLRDQLNVPSGERHELCRGLHAEQNAIIQAAKHGANISGSILYCTDSPCIICSKMLINAGVTDVIFARGYPDTLSLEMLTEARINFRQHTGESSV
- the nrdR gene encoding transcriptional regulator NrdR, which produces MNCPFCRYSDTKVVDSRLGKEGNNVRRRRECPSCERRFTTYERVEEILPWVIKKDGRREAFDRSKVISGMQRACEKRPVSVEEIEALVDQLERRFQECGDKEISASWIGEAVMDTLHDVDEVAYVRFASVYRQFKDINEFMSELNDLLKNSH
- the ribD gene encoding bifunctional diaminohydroxyphosphoribosylaminopyrimidine deaminase/5-amino-6-(5-phosphoribosylamino)uracil reductase RibD — encoded protein: MSDLKHQQYMRMALDAAQKGVGRTAPNPPVGAVIVNADRVVGVGFHPQAGQPHAEIFALQQAGHNARDADIYVTLEPCSHYGKTPPCADALIAAGIKTVYVGVVDPNPRVAGMGIKKLRDAGITVHIGICELECRQLIKPFCKHILTGLPFTIYKSALTLDGNTATQSGDSRWVSGAASRLYVHQLRDRVEAIMVGIGTVLNDDPLLNTRLPDGAGRDPLRIVVDSQLRIEPECRLLTQESPAKTIIATISTDEKKIVLLREMGVDVVVVPSLSGRVSLPDLWAVLGQKNIQTLLLEGGATLATEAFNQGLIDQLMLFIAPKLLGGSSLFRLFSGPGCKKMVDATQLVDLDCKPVGDDLLVTGDIAPCLRD
- a CDS encoding riboflavin synthase; protein product: MFTGLIQSIGQVRALKQQERSAQLQITSSLVKEDLQLGESIAVNGACLTVVAWDKNSFTVDVSPETLSCTTLGHLKGNQAVNLERALRLSDRLGGHLVSGHIDCVATVKSRYEDQNAIRFEFGVPTEMSRYIVEKGSVAVDGISLTVNKVGTDTFSIAVIPHSLEMTTLKDCREGGRVNIETDLLGRYVERLLSGGDPRSTAQKVDFDFLAKNGFL
- a CDS encoding bifunctional 3,4-dihydroxy-2-butanone-4-phosphate synthase/GTP cyclohydrolase II, with amino-acid sequence MPIAKIEAALDDIRHGKMVILVDDEDRENEGDLVAAAELVTPEIINFMATHGRGLICLSLTEARADELELPLMVSENNSSFGTAFTVSIEARKGVTTGISVADRARTIQVAVADETKPHDLAHPGHVFPLRAKKGGVMVRTGQTEGSVDLARLAGLKPAGVICEIMNDDGTMARMPQLEVFAEKHHIKIISVAEIVAYRMRKELLVRRAAETIIPTQFGGEFTAVVYENDVDNAQHVALVKGNIDLDKPVLVRVHSECLTGDVFGSHRCDCGEQLHAAMAQIEKEGSGVVLYMRQEGRGIGLVNKIKAYALQDQGQDTVEANHSLGFDADLRDYGIGAQILSELGIKKLRLMTNNPKKMIGLEGYGLEIVERVSIEVPAHKENLRYLQTKQKRMGHLLENL